The following proteins are encoded in a genomic region of Tachysurus fulvidraco isolate hzauxx_2018 chromosome 22, HZAU_PFXX_2.0, whole genome shotgun sequence:
- the LOC113661202 gene encoding polymeric immunoglobulin receptor-like isoform X6, which yields MSFYSLCGSVTLLGFFLCISEVESMKTLKNVAVKRGGSVTIPCLYDEKYKANSKFWCKGNYWSTCSIVAYANSSGNPSVVDHPEQNFFTVELNSVSESGTGWCAVEIGDKWQPDDRDYLYLTVSQDPDLSVRESRVRGEEGGSVTVQCLYSAAYQNKQKQWCRFKDGQCKTVRTETSQNSAVYISDDGRRSFSVKMSRVKKSDAGWYWCSAGDLQVPVHISVSDPPPVTTSKTTTVPTTVPTTVTTTVTTTVTTTVPTTVTTTVPTTVTTTVPTTVTTTVPTTVPTTVTTTVTTTVTTTAHQDNTYTSDSKHNSVFVNFVPSSDETTEQEMFCIVNN from the exons ATGAGCTTTTACTCACTATGTGGTTCTGTAACTCTCCTTGGGTTTTTCCTCTGTATATCAG AGGTAGAGAGCATGAAGACACTGAaaaatgtagctgtaaaaagaGGAGGATCTGTCACTATTCCATGTCTTTATGATGAGAAGTACAAAGCAAACAGTAAATTCTGGTGCAAAGGGAACTATTGGTCTACCTGCAGTATCGTAGCCTATGCAAACTCAAGTGGAAATCCATCAGTCGTTGATCATCCAGAGCAGAATTTTTTCACGGTGGAACTGAACTCTGTCTCTGAGTCTGGAACGGGTTGGTGTGCTGTAGAAATTGGGGATAAATGGCAGCCGGATGACCGTGATTATTTGTACCTCACGGTTAGTCAAG ATCCTGATCTGTCAGTGAGGGAGAGCAGAGTGAGAGGTGAGGAAGGAGGCAGCgtcacagtccagtgtctctacagtgctgCGTATCAGAATAAACAGAAGCAGTGGTGCAGATTTAAAGATGGACAATGCAAAACAGTGAGGACTGAAACAtcccagaattcagcagtgtacaTCAGTGATGATGGGAGAAGATCCTTCAGTGTGAAGATGAGCAGAGTGAAGAAGAGTGATGCTGGATGGTACTGGTGCAGTGCAGGAGATCTGCAGGTTCctgttcacatcagtgtcagtgatccacctccag TCACTACATCAAAGACCACAACAGTGCCCACAACAGTGCCCacaacagtgactacaacagtgactacaacagtgactacaacagtgcctacaacagtgactacaacagtgcctacaacagtgactacaacagtgcctacaacagtgactacaacagTGCCTACAACAGTGCctacaacagtgactacaacagtgactacaacagtgactacaaccGCTCATCAAGACAACACATACAC ATCTGACTCAAAGCACAATTCAG TGTTTGTGAATTTTGTCCCCAGCAGTGATGAAACCAC
- the LOC113661202 gene encoding CMRF35-like molecule 3 isoform X7: MSFYSLCGSVTLLGFFLCISEVESMKTLKNVAVKRGGSVTIPCLYDEKYKANSKFWCKGNYWSTCSIVAYANSSGNPSVVDHPEQNFFTVELNSVSESGTGWCAVEIGDKWQPDDRDYLYLTVSQDPDLSVRESRVRGEEGGSVTVQCLYSAAYQNKQKQWCRFKDGQCKTVRTETSQNSAVYISDDGRRSFSVKMSRVKKSDAGWYWCSAGDLQVPVHISVSDPPPVITRKTPTKSTTASTSESTTESTAESTTVTTTESTATTTTESTTASTAESTAVTTTTHQDNMCTSDSKHNSVFVNFVPSSDETTEQEMFCIVNN; this comes from the exons ATGAGCTTTTACTCACTATGTGGTTCTGTAACTCTCCTTGGGTTTTTCCTCTGTATATCAG AGGTAGAGAGCATGAAGACACTGAaaaatgtagctgtaaaaagaGGAGGATCTGTCACTATTCCATGTCTTTATGATGAGAAGTACAAAGCAAACAGTAAATTCTGGTGCAAAGGGAACTATTGGTCTACCTGCAGTATCGTAGCCTATGCAAACTCAAGTGGAAATCCATCAGTCGTTGATCATCCAGAGCAGAATTTTTTCACGGTGGAACTGAACTCTGTCTCTGAGTCTGGAACGGGTTGGTGTGCTGTAGAAATTGGGGATAAATGGCAGCCGGATGACCGTGATTATTTGTACCTCACGGTTAGTCAAG ATCCTGATCTGTCAGTGAGGGAGAGCAGAGTGAGAGGTGAGGAAGGAGGCAGCgtcacagtccagtgtctctacagtgctgCGTATCAGAATAAACAGAAGCAGTGGTGCAGATTTAAAGATGGACAATGCAAAACAGTGAGGACTGAAACAtcccagaattcagcagtgtacaTCAGTGATGATGGGAGAAGATCCTTCAGTGTGAAGATGAGCAGAGTGAAGAAGAGTGATGCTGGATGGTACTGGTGCAGTGCAGGAGATCTGCAGGTTCctgttcacatcagtgtcagtgatccacctccag TGATTACTAGAAAGACTCCAACAAAGTCTACAACAGCGTCTACATCAGAGTCTACAACAGAGTCTACAGCAGAGTctacaacagtgactacaacagAGTCTACAGCAACGACTACAACAGAGTCTACAACAGCGTCTACAGCAGAGTCTACAGCAGTGACTACAACCACTCACCAAGACAATATGTGCAC ATCTGACTCAAAGCACAATTCAG TGTTTGTGAATTTTGTCCCCAGCAGTGATGAAACCAC
- the LOC113661202 gene encoding CMRF35-like molecule 3 isoform X8 gives MSFYSLCGSVTLLGFFLCISEVESMKTLKNVAVKRGGSVTIPCLYDEKYKANSKFWCKGNYWSTCSIVAYANSSGNPSVVDHPEQNFFTVELNSVSESGTGWCAVEIGDKWQPDDRDYLYLTVSQDPDLSVRESRVRGEEGGSVTVQCLYSAAYQNKQKQWCRFKDGQCKTVRTETSQNSAVYISDDGRRSFSVKMSRVKKSDAGWYWCSAGDLQVPVHISVSDPPPVITRKTPTKSTTASTSESTTESTAESTTVTTTESTATTTTESTTASTAESTAVTTTTHQDNMCTSDSKHNSVMKPQSKRCSVS, from the exons ATGAGCTTTTACTCACTATGTGGTTCTGTAACTCTCCTTGGGTTTTTCCTCTGTATATCAG AGGTAGAGAGCATGAAGACACTGAaaaatgtagctgtaaaaagaGGAGGATCTGTCACTATTCCATGTCTTTATGATGAGAAGTACAAAGCAAACAGTAAATTCTGGTGCAAAGGGAACTATTGGTCTACCTGCAGTATCGTAGCCTATGCAAACTCAAGTGGAAATCCATCAGTCGTTGATCATCCAGAGCAGAATTTTTTCACGGTGGAACTGAACTCTGTCTCTGAGTCTGGAACGGGTTGGTGTGCTGTAGAAATTGGGGATAAATGGCAGCCGGATGACCGTGATTATTTGTACCTCACGGTTAGTCAAG ATCCTGATCTGTCAGTGAGGGAGAGCAGAGTGAGAGGTGAGGAAGGAGGCAGCgtcacagtccagtgtctctacagtgctgCGTATCAGAATAAACAGAAGCAGTGGTGCAGATTTAAAGATGGACAATGCAAAACAGTGAGGACTGAAACAtcccagaattcagcagtgtacaTCAGTGATGATGGGAGAAGATCCTTCAGTGTGAAGATGAGCAGAGTGAAGAAGAGTGATGCTGGATGGTACTGGTGCAGTGCAGGAGATCTGCAGGTTCctgttcacatcagtgtcagtgatccacctccag TGATTACTAGAAAGACTCCAACAAAGTCTACAACAGCGTCTACATCAGAGTCTACAACAGAGTCTACAGCAGAGTctacaacagtgactacaacagAGTCTACAGCAACGACTACAACAGAGTCTACAACAGCGTCTACAGCAGAGTCTACAGCAGTGACTACAACCACTCACCAAGACAATATGTGCAC ATCTGACTCAAAGCACAATTCAG TGATGAAACCAC